In Nitrospirota bacterium, the DNA window TGCTGTCAAACTCGTCTCGAACATTTTCAACGAGAGCTTCGGTTTCAGGCCGGATGGGAAACCCTATCGTCTAGGGCCTAAATCGGTAAGTGAACGGCTCTTGAGCACGGACTATCTATTCATCGCTGGGGATACACGTTCCGGAGTGGGATATTTATTTGGAAAAGAGATCTCTTCATCAGCCGGCAGAGTTGCATGGATAGAATCAATGGCTGTACTTCCCCTATACCGTCGGCAGGGAATCGCCACTACTTTGGTGAAGAGCTTTGTCTCGGCCACAAAGGCAGCCCCTTTTGTGGGATTCGCGACTCCGAATCCCATTGCAGGTCATGTGATAACAAGATGTGTGCCTGGAAATCTTTACATCGGTCGTTGCTTCCCACCGTTCTCCGTGTATCAGATGCTTAAAGAAATACAGGATAACTGTTTCGATCTCCGCGGTTGTGCCCTCGACAAAGAAAACTTACTGATCAAGACGGGCTTTAGCCCCTTGTCCCGCTCTGATGAGAGACAATGGGCTCCTCGGCAAACGATGGAGGCGCCGAAGTGGTGGACCTTCATAGAGCATTTGCCTAATGCGTTCGAAGCCCTAGTTGTCATCAAACGATAGCCATTCCTTCCCCTCACATCACTCTGTAATGACGTTCAGGATTCTTATGAGGTGCTGAGTTTATGCTGTCGAAGCAAGATGAGTACGAATTCCACAGCTACAAGGGGGAAGAGGCCGCAGCCACGCCGAGCTTGGTGAACGCAGTTTCACACGTTTTCAGCAATAGCTTTGGAACGAATCCTCAAGGGAGGCCCTATCGGCTCGGGCCTAAGACAACAAGGGAGCGGCTTGAAAGTACGGATCACCTATTTGTAGCCCATCATCAGACTGAGGGAGATGTCGGCTATCTCTATGCGAGAATCCTCCGTGCAACTCAAGGG includes these proteins:
- a CDS encoding GNAT family N-acetyltransferase, producing the protein MGYLFGKEISSSAGRVAWIESMAVLPLYRRQGIATTLVKSFVSATKAAPFVGFATPNPIAGHVITRCVPGNLYIGRCFPPFSVYQMLKEIQDNCFDLRGCALDKENLLIKTGFSPLSRSDERQWAPRQTMEAPKWWTFIEHLPNAFEALVVIKR